One Bombus vancouverensis nearcticus chromosome 7, iyBomVanc1_principal, whole genome shotgun sequence DNA window includes the following coding sequences:
- the Oct-TyrR gene encoding octopamine-Tyramine receptor — protein MNSSGESGGTMTEDYEVTGCGLPEEETGSNLPVWEAAAASLALGFLVLTTVLGNALVILSVFTYRPLRIVQNFFIVSLAVADLAVAILVMPFNVAYLLLGKWIFGIHLCKLWLTCDVLCCTASILNLCAIALDRYWAITDPINYAQKRTLKRVLATIAGVWILSGAISSPPLAGWNDWPEELEPGTPCQLTRRQGYVIYSSLGSFFIPLLLMSLVYLEIFLATRRRLRERARQSRINAVQSTRHREVDDAEESVSSETNHNERSTPRSHAKPSLIDDEPTEVTIGGGGTVTTSSSRRTTSGRAPATTTTVYQFIEERQRISLSKERRAARTLGVIMGVFVVCWLPFFLMYVIVPFCPACCPSDRMVYFITWLGYVNSALNPLIYTIFNLDYRRAFRRLLRIR, from the coding sequence ATGAATTCGAGCGGAGAATCAGGCGGCACGATGACCGAAGACTACGAGGTAACAGGCTGCGGCCTGCCGGAAGAGGAAACAGGATCAAACTTGCCAGTTTGGGAAGCCGCAGCCGCCTCTTTGGCGCTAGGCTTCCTCGTTCTCACCACGGTGCTCGGCAACGCGTTGGTGATCCTCAGTGTGTTCACCTACAGACCTCTGCGAATCGTTCAGAACTTCTTCATCGTCTCGTTGGCGGTCGCCGATCTCGCGGTCGCCATCTTAGTGATGCCTTTCAACGTCGCCTATCTTCTTCTGGGCAAGTGGATCTTCGGTATACACCTTTGTAAATTGTGGTTAACCTGCGACGTGCTCTGTTGCACCGCGAGCATACTGAATCTGTGCGCGATCGCGCTCGACCGTTACTGGGCGATCACCGATCCTATCAATTACGCGCAGAAACGAACGCTGAAGAGGGTTCTAGCGACGATAGCGGGCGTGTGGATATTGTCCGGTGCGATCAGTTCGCCGCCTTTGGCTGGTTGGAACGACTGGCCGGAAGAATTGGAGCCAGGGACACCCTGTCAGTTAACCAGAAGACAGGGCTACGTGATTTACTCGTCGTTAGGCTCGTTCTTTATTCCTCTGTTGTTGATGAGCCTGGTGTATCTCGAGATCTTCCTAGCGACGAGAAGAAGACTGAGAGAACGTGCCAGGCAAAGTAGAATAAACGCTGTGCAATCGACCAGACATCGCGAGGTAGACGACGCGGAAGAGTCTGTCAGTTCGGAAACTAACCATAACGAAAGATCGACGCCTCGATCGCACGCCAAACCATCGTTGATCGACGACGAACCGACCGAGGTAACGATAGGAGGTGGCGGCACCGTGACCACGTCCTCCTCCAGGAGGACGACCAGTGGCCGAGCACCGGCGACAACCACCACCGTGTATCAATTCATCGAGGAACGACAAAGAATCTCGTTGTCGAAGGAGAGACGAGCCGCGAGGACGCTGGGCGTGATCATGGGCGTTTTCGTCGTCTGCTGGCTACCGTTCTTCCTCATGTACGTGATCGTACCGTTCTGTCCGGCTTGTTGTCCATCGGACCGGATGGTCTACTTCATCACGTGGCTCGGTTACGTGAACAGCGCACTGAATCCGCTCATCTACACGATCTTCAATCTTGACTATAGAAGAGCGTTCAGAAGGCTGCTGCGCATTCGTTGA